The Pleuronectes platessa chromosome 13, fPlePla1.1, whole genome shotgun sequence genome includes a window with the following:
- the myadmb gene encoding myeloid-associated differentiation marker homolog, whose amino-acid sequence MAIVLHSSPLLWTRLAALIFSCVAFSVAVHGGRLHHGTGDWCIFCWAFSFAGTLLVLLVELFGLQARAPVSWKNFPITFACYSALLCLSASIIFPLYFLKGSMGQSDVRDFRIVSTVFSCLATIAYISEVSISKARPGEVAGYMATAPGLLKVCETFVACIIFVFISDPVLYDRHDALKYCMSVYCICFILSVIIILLCIGECTGRLPFPFARFLSSYALLAVVLYLSATIIWPIFNFDPKNGGTKKRPYDCSSGMGVCVWDKLMAVAVLSGVNFVLYLVDLIYSSRLVFITA is encoded by the coding sequence ATGGCGATAGTCCTCCACTCCAGCCCTCTGCTGTGGACTCGGTTGGCCGCGCTGATCTTCTCCTGCGTGGCCTTCTCTGTGGCCGTGCACGGAGGCAGACTCCACCACGGCACCGGGGACTGGTGCATCTTCTGCTGGGCCTTCAGCTTCGCCGGCACTCTGCTCGTCCTCCTGGTGGAGCTGTTCGGCCTCCAGGCCAGGGCCCCCGTCTCCTGGAAGAACTTCCCCATCACGTTCGCCTGCTACTCCGCCCTGCTCTGCCTGTCCGCCTCCATCATCTTCCCCCTCTACTTCCTCAAGGGCTCCATGGGCCAAAGTGATGTCCGTGACTTCCGCATCGTGTCGACCGTCTTCTCCTGCCTGGCCACCATCGCCTACATTAGCGAAGTGAGCATCAGCAAGGCGCGTCCGGGCGAGGTGGCCGGCTACATGGCCACGGCCCCCGGCCTGCTGAAAGTCTGCGAGACCTTCGTGGCCTGCATCATCTTCGTCTTCATCAGCGACCCCGTGTTGTACGACCGCCACGACGCACTCAAGTACTGCATGTCCGTCTACTGCATCTGCTTCATCCTGTCGGTGATCATCATCCTGCTCTGCATAGGCGAGTGCACCGGGCGCCTCCCCTTCCCCTTCGCCCGCTTCCTGTCCAGCTACGCCCTGCTGGCCGTGGTCCTCTATCTGTCGGCGACCATCATCTGGCCCATCTTTAACTTTGACCCCAAGAACGGCGGAACCAAAAAGAGGCCGTACGACTGCTCCAGcggtatgggtgtgtgtgtgtgggataaGCTCATGGCGGTGGCCGTGCTCAGTGGCGTCAACTTCGTCCTCTACCTGGTCGACCTGATCTACTCCTCCCGCCTGGTG